From Channa argus isolate prfri chromosome 18, Channa argus male v1.0, whole genome shotgun sequence, the proteins below share one genomic window:
- the pisd gene encoding phosphatidylserine decarboxylase proenzyme, mitochondrial isoform X3, translating into MCHCPVSPPASSSVATCSWLQLPRLALRHRLRTLSGVIRHPVPWHHRPVTLLCYFLSVSTLRPLANRVALYRTFPTRLLSRAWGHLNGMELPTWMRKPVYSLYIWMFGVNMQEAAVEDLHHYRNLGEFFRRRLKSAVRPLCTSSCLISPADGRILHFGRVKSSEVEQVKGVTYSLENFLGPQKTQSKKPSSSFRDLLLSSPENDLFHIVVYLAPGDYHCFHSPTNWRVELRRHFPGSLMSVNPGVARWVKELFCLNERVVLTGQWQHGFFSLTAVGATNVGSIRVYFDQELQTNTPRYSKGSFYDRSYVAIGNQVPKATGEGSVVSVNGGGIVLQKGEAVGEFNLGSTIVLLFEAPKDFSFNVQPGQRIRVGEGLGLV; encoded by the exons ATGTGTCATTGTCCAGTGTCACCACCTGCGTCGTCGTCTGTGGCCACTTGTTCATG GCTCCAGTTGCCACGTTTGGCTCTTCGTCACCGTCTGAGAACACTCAGTGGTGTCATACGTCACCCTGTCCCTTGGCATCATAGGCCTGTCACCTTGCTCTGCTACTTCCTGTCTGTCAGCACCCTACGGCCACTGGCCAACCGG GTGGCGCTGTACCGCACCTTCCCGACTCGCCTCCTCTCTCGGGCCTGGGGTCATCTGAATGGGATGGAGCTGCCCACTTGGATGCGGAAACCTGTTTACTCCCTGTACATCTGGATGTTTGGGGTCAACATGCAG GAGGCGGCAGTGGAGGACTTACATCACTACAGAAACCTAGGGGAGTTTTTCCGTCGGCGTCTGAAATCTGCAGTCCGACCACTCTGCACCTCCTCCTGTCTG ATCTCTCCAGCTGATGGGCGGATACTCCACTTTGGTCGCGTGAAGAGCTCTGAGGTGGAGCAGGTGAAGGGGGTCACCTACAGTCTGGAGAACTTCTTGGGTCCACAGAAGACCCAAAGTAAAA AGCCATCATCATCCTTCCGGGACCTACTCCTGTCCTCTCCTGAAAATGACCTGTTCCATATCGTGGTCTACCTGGCCCCAGGCGACTACCATTGCTTCCACTCGCCGACGAACTGGAGGGTGGAACTGCGACGACACTTcccag GCTCATTAATGTCAGTAAACCCGGGCGTGGCTCGTTGGGTCAAAGAGCTCTTCTGCCTTAATGAGCGTGTTGTGCTCACTGGCCAATGGCAGCACGGCTTCTTCTCGTTAACGGCGGTCGGAGCCACAAATGTTGGATCCATCAGAGTTTACTTTGACCAG GAGCTTCAGACCAACACACCTCGCTACAGTAAAGGCTCTTTCTATGACCGCAGCTATGTTGCCATTGGCAACCAGGTGCCAAAGGCAACAGGTGAGGGCAGTGTGGTTTCAGTGAATGGAGGGGGCATAGTCTTACAGAAGGGGGAGGCAGTCGGGGAGTTTAACCTTGGTTCAACCATAGTTCTGCTGTTTGAAGCCCCGAAAGACTTCAGCTTCAACGTGCAACCGGGACAGCGAATCAGAGTGGGGGAGGGACTTGGCTTGGTCTGA
- the pisd gene encoding phosphatidylserine decarboxylase proenzyme, mitochondrial isoform X6: MCHCPVSPPASSSVATCSWCGSYLVVVVTAVSKTCCARLQLPRLALRHRLRTLSGVIRHPVPWHHRPVTLLCYFLSVSTLRPLANRVALYRTFPTRLLSRAWGHLNGMELPTWMRKPVYSLYIWMFGVNMQEAAVEDLHHYRNLGEFFRRRLKSAVRPLCTSSCLISPADGRILHFGRVKSSEVEQVKGVTYSLENFLGPQKTQSKKPSSSFRDLLLSSPENDLFHIVVYLAPGDYHCFHSPTNWRVELRRHFPGSLMSVNPGVARWVKELFCLNERVVLTGQWQHGFFSLTAVGATNVGSIRVYFDQELQTNTPRYSKGSFYDRSYVAIGNQVPKATGEGSVVSVNGGGIVLQKGEAVGEFNLGSTIVLLFEAPKDFSFNVQPGQRIRVGEGLGLV; encoded by the exons ATGTGTCATTGTCCAGTGTCACCACCTGCGTCGTCGTCTGTGGCCACTTGTTCATGGTGTGGTTCTTATCTCGTTGTCGTGGTGACAGCGGTGAGCAAGACCTGCTGCGCCAG GCTCCAGTTGCCACGTTTGGCTCTTCGTCACCGTCTGAGAACACTCAGTGGTGTCATACGTCACCCTGTCCCTTGGCATCATAGGCCTGTCACCTTGCTCTGCTACTTCCTGTCTGTCAGCACCCTACGGCCACTGGCCAACCGG GTGGCGCTGTACCGCACCTTCCCGACTCGCCTCCTCTCTCGGGCCTGGGGTCATCTGAATGGGATGGAGCTGCCCACTTGGATGCGGAAACCTGTTTACTCCCTGTACATCTGGATGTTTGGGGTCAACATGCAG GAGGCGGCAGTGGAGGACTTACATCACTACAGAAACCTAGGGGAGTTTTTCCGTCGGCGTCTGAAATCTGCAGTCCGACCACTCTGCACCTCCTCCTGTCTG ATCTCTCCAGCTGATGGGCGGATACTCCACTTTGGTCGCGTGAAGAGCTCTGAGGTGGAGCAGGTGAAGGGGGTCACCTACAGTCTGGAGAACTTCTTGGGTCCACAGAAGACCCAAAGTAAAA AGCCATCATCATCCTTCCGGGACCTACTCCTGTCCTCTCCTGAAAATGACCTGTTCCATATCGTGGTCTACCTGGCCCCAGGCGACTACCATTGCTTCCACTCGCCGACGAACTGGAGGGTGGAACTGCGACGACACTTcccag GCTCATTAATGTCAGTAAACCCGGGCGTGGCTCGTTGGGTCAAAGAGCTCTTCTGCCTTAATGAGCGTGTTGTGCTCACTGGCCAATGGCAGCACGGCTTCTTCTCGTTAACGGCGGTCGGAGCCACAAATGTTGGATCCATCAGAGTTTACTTTGACCAG GAGCTTCAGACCAACACACCTCGCTACAGTAAAGGCTCTTTCTATGACCGCAGCTATGTTGCCATTGGCAACCAGGTGCCAAAGGCAACAGGTGAGGGCAGTGTGGTTTCAGTGAATGGAGGGGGCATAGTCTTACAGAAGGGGGAGGCAGTCGGGGAGTTTAACCTTGGTTCAACCATAGTTCTGCTGTTTGAAGCCCCGAAAGACTTCAGCTTCAACGTGCAACCGGGACAGCGAATCAGAGTGGGGGAGGGACTTGGCTTGGTCTGA
- the pisd gene encoding phosphatidylserine decarboxylase proenzyme, mitochondrial isoform X1 gives MVWFLSRCRGDSGEQDLLRQVSCQCYHSDGERKRGGGGRGVSTRMAARFRLQLPRLALRHRLRTLSGVIRHPVPWHHRPVTLLCYFLSVSTLRPLANRVALYRTFPTRLLSRAWGHLNGMELPTWMRKPVYSLYIWMFGVNMQEAAVEDLHHYRNLGEFFRRRLKSAVRPLCTSSCLISPADGRILHFGRVKSSEVEQVKGVTYSLENFLGPQKTQSKKPSSSFRDLLLSSPENDLFHIVVYLAPGDYHCFHSPTNWRVELRRHFPGSLMSVNPGVARWVKELFCLNERVVLTGQWQHGFFSLTAVGATNVGSIRVYFDQELQTNTPRYSKGSFYDRSYVAIGNQVPKATGEGSVVSVNGGGIVLQKGEAVGEFNLGSTIVLLFEAPKDFSFNVQPGQRIRVGEGLGLV, from the exons ATGGTGTGGTTCTTATCTCGTTGTCGTGGTGACAGCGGTGAGCAAGACCTGCTGCGCCAGGTGAGCTGTCAGTGTTATCACAGTGATGGAGAGCGCAAGAGAGGTGGTGGAGGAAGAGGGGTGAGCACGAGAATGGCAGCACGTTTCAG GCTCCAGTTGCCACGTTTGGCTCTTCGTCACCGTCTGAGAACACTCAGTGGTGTCATACGTCACCCTGTCCCTTGGCATCATAGGCCTGTCACCTTGCTCTGCTACTTCCTGTCTGTCAGCACCCTACGGCCACTGGCCAACCGG GTGGCGCTGTACCGCACCTTCCCGACTCGCCTCCTCTCTCGGGCCTGGGGTCATCTGAATGGGATGGAGCTGCCCACTTGGATGCGGAAACCTGTTTACTCCCTGTACATCTGGATGTTTGGGGTCAACATGCAG GAGGCGGCAGTGGAGGACTTACATCACTACAGAAACCTAGGGGAGTTTTTCCGTCGGCGTCTGAAATCTGCAGTCCGACCACTCTGCACCTCCTCCTGTCTG ATCTCTCCAGCTGATGGGCGGATACTCCACTTTGGTCGCGTGAAGAGCTCTGAGGTGGAGCAGGTGAAGGGGGTCACCTACAGTCTGGAGAACTTCTTGGGTCCACAGAAGACCCAAAGTAAAA AGCCATCATCATCCTTCCGGGACCTACTCCTGTCCTCTCCTGAAAATGACCTGTTCCATATCGTGGTCTACCTGGCCCCAGGCGACTACCATTGCTTCCACTCGCCGACGAACTGGAGGGTGGAACTGCGACGACACTTcccag GCTCATTAATGTCAGTAAACCCGGGCGTGGCTCGTTGGGTCAAAGAGCTCTTCTGCCTTAATGAGCGTGTTGTGCTCACTGGCCAATGGCAGCACGGCTTCTTCTCGTTAACGGCGGTCGGAGCCACAAATGTTGGATCCATCAGAGTTTACTTTGACCAG GAGCTTCAGACCAACACACCTCGCTACAGTAAAGGCTCTTTCTATGACCGCAGCTATGTTGCCATTGGCAACCAGGTGCCAAAGGCAACAGGTGAGGGCAGTGTGGTTTCAGTGAATGGAGGGGGCATAGTCTTACAGAAGGGGGAGGCAGTCGGGGAGTTTAACCTTGGTTCAACCATAGTTCTGCTGTTTGAAGCCCCGAAAGACTTCAGCTTCAACGTGCAACCGGGACAGCGAATCAGAGTGGGGGAGGGACTTGGCTTGGTCTGA
- the pisd gene encoding phosphatidylserine decarboxylase proenzyme, mitochondrial isoform X5 translates to MVWFLSRCRGDSGEQDLLRQVALYRTFPTRLLSRAWGHLNGMELPTWMRKPVYSLYIWMFGVNMQEAAVEDLHHYRNLGEFFRRRLKSAVRPLCTSSCLISPADGRILHFGRVKSSEVEQVKGVTYSLENFLGPQKTQSKKPSSSFRDLLLSSPENDLFHIVVYLAPGDYHCFHSPTNWRVELRRHFPGSLMSVNPGVARWVKELFCLNERVVLTGQWQHGFFSLTAVGATNVGSIRVYFDQELQTNTPRYSKGSFYDRSYVAIGNQVPKATGEGSVVSVNGGGIVLQKGEAVGEFNLGSTIVLLFEAPKDFSFNVQPGQRIRVGEGLGLV, encoded by the exons ATGGTGTGGTTCTTATCTCGTTGTCGTGGTGACAGCGGTGAGCAAGACCTGCTGCGCCAG GTGGCGCTGTACCGCACCTTCCCGACTCGCCTCCTCTCTCGGGCCTGGGGTCATCTGAATGGGATGGAGCTGCCCACTTGGATGCGGAAACCTGTTTACTCCCTGTACATCTGGATGTTTGGGGTCAACATGCAG GAGGCGGCAGTGGAGGACTTACATCACTACAGAAACCTAGGGGAGTTTTTCCGTCGGCGTCTGAAATCTGCAGTCCGACCACTCTGCACCTCCTCCTGTCTG ATCTCTCCAGCTGATGGGCGGATACTCCACTTTGGTCGCGTGAAGAGCTCTGAGGTGGAGCAGGTGAAGGGGGTCACCTACAGTCTGGAGAACTTCTTGGGTCCACAGAAGACCCAAAGTAAAA AGCCATCATCATCCTTCCGGGACCTACTCCTGTCCTCTCCTGAAAATGACCTGTTCCATATCGTGGTCTACCTGGCCCCAGGCGACTACCATTGCTTCCACTCGCCGACGAACTGGAGGGTGGAACTGCGACGACACTTcccag GCTCATTAATGTCAGTAAACCCGGGCGTGGCTCGTTGGGTCAAAGAGCTCTTCTGCCTTAATGAGCGTGTTGTGCTCACTGGCCAATGGCAGCACGGCTTCTTCTCGTTAACGGCGGTCGGAGCCACAAATGTTGGATCCATCAGAGTTTACTTTGACCAG GAGCTTCAGACCAACACACCTCGCTACAGTAAAGGCTCTTTCTATGACCGCAGCTATGTTGCCATTGGCAACCAGGTGCCAAAGGCAACAGGTGAGGGCAGTGTGGTTTCAGTGAATGGAGGGGGCATAGTCTTACAGAAGGGGGAGGCAGTCGGGGAGTTTAACCTTGGTTCAACCATAGTTCTGCTGTTTGAAGCCCCGAAAGACTTCAGCTTCAACGTGCAACCGGGACAGCGAATCAGAGTGGGGGAGGGACTTGGCTTGGTCTGA
- the rnf224 gene encoding RING finger protein 224 translates to MSENRKKEEEEKEMPCQPPPFPPTLSAEETSPRRQDLVCIVCFGSYDLTTRLPRRLHCGHAFCQVCLKRLDTVINDQVWIPCPQCRQNTPRPRGGAACLDLDLVSFLGVKAQQTWSSSHRESTLSGDTAQDGKLWLGKEVGEDGWSHGGLAEPRFHRYSNCCPPASYWLCCWLCCQRRG, encoded by the exons ATGTctgagaacagaaaaaaagaagaagaagagaaggaaatgCCCTGTCAGCCTCCCCCCTTTCCTCCCACCCTCAGTGCCGAGGAGACGTCACCTAGAAGACAGGACCTAGTGTGCATTGTGTGTTTCGGTAGCTATGACCTGACAACCCGATTGCCACGAAGATTGCACTGTGGCCACGCCTTCTGCCAGGTTTGTCTGAAGCGGCTGGATACAGTAATCAATGACCAG GTATGGATCCCCTGTCCTCAGTGTCGACAGAACACACCTCGGCCCAGAGGGGGGGCAGCATGTCTGGATCTGGACCTGGTCTCCTTCCTGGGGGTTAAGGCCCAACAAACCTGGAGCTCCAGCCACAGGGAGTCAACACTATCAGGAGACACAGCACAGGATGGGAAGCTGTGGCTGGGGAAGGAGGTCGGCGAGGATGGCTGGTCTCACGGAGGTCTGGCTGAGCCACGCTTCCATCGCTATAGCAACTGCTGCCCACCGGCATCCTATTGGCTATGCTGCTGGCTTTGTTGCCAAAGGCGGGGCTAA